The following proteins are encoded in a genomic region of Microcoleus sp. FACHB-68:
- a CDS encoding CHASE2 domain-containing protein, with amino-acid sequence MWKQIGKRIGQCKEILIAAPCVAGVVISANSFGCFQLLELATLDKFFRLRPREPADPRIVIVTISESDITEIGQWPMSDAVLAKLIENLKEQQPLAIGIDLYRNLPVEPGHQALVRVFKSTPNLIGVEKVVGETVAPPPSLKQQDKVGLADLVLDADGKVRRGLLSVKPDENERPQLGLAVRLALIYLKDKGIGLEKVDAGKRHLKLGKALFVPLKGKEGGYVGLDSGGYQILLNYRGTRENFETLSLKEVLENRIPPNLLRDRIVLIGATGQSFNDLFLTPYGNSFTGSPSRTPGVFIHANLTSQILSAALEGRSLIRFWPDTVEWLWVVVWSFAGAGGSWRFLQQNSLGKKVVPVWKIGVVIGAVGAPIGVSYLAFLGGWWIPVIAPIAALITSAIVMAGYYNHKLQRLASLDGLTQVANRRYFNDFFEKQWWQSAQEKRDLSLILCDVDYFKIYNDTYGHQAGDWCLQQVAKAIGEAVRPSDLIARYGGEEFVVILPNTSAEVAWQVAQQICFQVKALQIAHINSQISEYVTLSCGLASTIADFEALPMELIKMADEALYEAKKMGRDRVSRREIQSL; translated from the coding sequence ATGTGGAAACAGATTGGAAAGCGAATCGGGCAGTGCAAAGAGATACTGATTGCAGCCCCTTGTGTAGCAGGAGTCGTGATCAGTGCTAACTCTTTTGGCTGCTTCCAGCTTTTAGAGTTGGCGACACTTGATAAATTTTTTCGCCTGCGCCCCCGCGAACCAGCAGACCCCCGCATTGTAATTGTTACCATTAGCGAGTCAGATATCACTGAGATCGGGCAGTGGCCCATGTCTGATGCCGTGCTGGCTAAATTGATCGAAAACTTAAAAGAACAACAGCCCTTGGCGATCGGCATAGATCTATATCGCAATTTGCCGGTGGAACCAGGGCATCAGGCATTGGTGAGAGTATTTAAATCTACACCCAATCTGATTGGCGTTGAGAAAGTGGTGGGCGAGACTGTAGCCCCACCACCGAGTTTAAAGCAACAAGATAAAGTCGGTTTAGCAGATTTAGTTTTAGATGCAGATGGCAAAGTGCGGCGGGGTTTGCTGTCAGTAAAACCGGATGAAAATGAACGCCCGCAATTAGGCTTGGCGGTGCGCTTGGCGCTGATTTATCTGAAAGACAAGGGCATTGGCTTAGAAAAGGTGGATGCCGGCAAGAGGCACTTAAAGTTAGGAAAAGCTTTATTTGTGCCCTTAAAAGGCAAGGAGGGAGGTTATGTCGGCCTTGATAGTGGCGGTTATCAAATTTTGCTGAACTATCGGGGGACGCGAGAAAACTTCGAGACCTTATCTTTAAAAGAGGTATTAGAAAACCGGATACCGCCCAATCTTTTGCGAGATCGCATCGTGTTAATTGGCGCAACCGGACAAAGTTTTAATGACCTTTTTTTGACTCCCTATGGCAATAGTTTTACCGGCAGCCCTAGTCGCACTCCAGGGGTTTTTATTCACGCCAATTTAACCAGCCAAATTTTAAGTGCTGCCCTGGAAGGGCGTAGCTTGATTCGATTCTGGCCTGATACAGTGGAGTGGTTGTGGGTTGTGGTTTGGTCTTTTGCCGGCGCGGGAGGCAGTTGGAGATTCCTGCAGCAAAACTCGTTGGGAAAAAAAGTAGTCCCTGTCTGGAAGATTGGGGTAGTAATTGGGGCAGTAGGCGCTCCAATTGGTGTTAGTTATCTTGCTTTTTTGGGCGGTTGGTGGATTCCTGTGATTGCACCAATTGCCGCTTTGATCACCTCTGCGATTGTGATGGCAGGTTACTACAATCACAAATTGCAGCGTTTAGCCTCCTTAGATGGTTTGACTCAGGTTGCCAATCGCCGTTATTTTAACGATTTTTTTGAGAAACAATGGTGGCAATCTGCCCAGGAAAAACGAGATTTGTCTCTAATTTTATGCGATGTTGATTATTTCAAAATCTACAATGATACTTACGGTCATCAAGCCGGTGATTGGTGTCTGCAACAAGTTGCTAAAGCCATTGGTGAGGCTGTACGTCCTAGCGATTTAATTGCCCGTTATGGGGGAGAAGAATTTGTAGTGATTTTGCCTAATACAAGTGCAGAAGTGGCTTGGCAAGTGGCTCAACAAATCTGCTTTCAAGTTAAAGCTTTACAAATCGCACACATCAATTCCCAAATTAGTGAGTATGTTACGCTCAGTTGTGGGCTAGCTAGCACGATTGCAGATTTTGAAGCTTTGCCGATGGAATTGATTAAAATGGCTGACGAGGCGCTTTATGAGGCAAAAAAGATGGGGAGAGATCGGGTCAGCCGGCGAGAAATTCAGAGTTTGTAA
- a CDS encoding CHASE2 domain-containing protein encodes MGRKLSKRIWQWRGVLMIAPSVAGLVIAANSFGLFQLLEWATLDKFFRLRPREPVDPRIVIVTIDEADIDRLEQWPMSDAKLAKLIENLKKQQPLAIGIDLYRNLPVRPGHDALVKVYQSTPNLIGVEKLVGETVAPPVILKQQDQVGLADLVLDADGKVRRGLLSVKPNEKEPSQLSLAVRLALIYLKEKGIGLEMVDAGKMHLKLGKALFVPLKGNEGGYAGLDAGGYQILLNYRGTQDSFKSISLTDALANRIDPNSLRDRIVLIGVTGQSFNDFFLTPYGNSFTGSPSRTPGVVIHANLTSQILSAALEGRPFIKVWDEPVEWLWVLGWSFTGASMSWTLLVSKLFRKNLLLRWTVLGIGILLPVTILMSSSYIAFLLSWWIPSISPLVALLLSGITIAAYYNRGVQRESERKLSQFLEAMSVAVAVLDSSGRPCYTNQKAQQLLGQGVIDSATVDQLSEVYQLYIAGTDQLYPSEKLSVVRALRGERATVHDIEIHREGKIIPIETWGTPIFDDTGNVAYAIVAFQDITERKQSEAEREKFTKQLFELNRNLEKALDAELEITDAYGRFVPHEFLNLLGYESILDAKLGDNIQLEMTVLFSDIRDFTSLSETMTPEDNFKFINAYLSRMEPAITENYGFIDKYIGDAIMALFSEGADDALRAAISMLTKLAEYNQARIKAGYIPIQIGIGINTGFLMLGTVGSNSRMNGTVISDAVNLASRIEGLTKTYGVSLLISGQTFLALKNPCDYAFRLIDKVKVKGKSQMVTVYEIFDADPAEIKEAKLQTKTTFEKALLLYNLGRFWESAQQFQSCLKTYPEDRVAQSYLERCRQQIIEGSNQI; translated from the coding sequence ATGGGGCGAAAGCTCAGCAAGCGAATTTGGCAATGGCGCGGTGTCCTCATGATCGCCCCCTCGGTAGCGGGTTTAGTGATTGCTGCAAACTCTTTTGGCTTGTTTCAGCTTCTAGAATGGGCGACGCTCGATAAATTTTTTCGCCTGCGCCCCCGTGAACCAGTCGATCCGCGCATTGTGATTGTCACCATTGATGAAGCAGATATTGATCGCCTTGAGCAGTGGCCAATGTCTGATGCAAAGCTGGCTAAATTAATCGAAAACTTAAAAAAACAGCAGCCATTGGCGATTGGCATAGATCTGTATCGAAATCTGCCAGTGCGACCAGGACATGACGCATTGGTGAAAGTATACCAGTCTACACCCAATCTGATTGGCGTTGAGAAACTCGTGGGGGAAACTGTAGCCCCACCAGTGATTTTAAAGCAACAAGATCAAGTTGGTTTAGCAGATTTAGTCCTCGATGCAGATGGCAAAGTGCGGCGGGGTTTGCTGTCAGTAAAGCCGAATGAAAAGGAACCCTCGCAATTAAGCTTGGCGGTGCGCTTGGCACTGATTTATCTGAAAGAAAAGGGCATTGGCTTAGAAATGGTGGATGCCGGCAAGATGCATTTAAAGTTAGGAAAAGCTTTATTTGTGCCCTTAAAAGGCAATGAGGGAGGTTATGCCGGCCTTGATGCCGGCGGTTATCAAATTTTGCTGAACTATCGGGGGACGCAAGATAGCTTTAAAAGTATATCGCTAACAGATGCGTTAGCAAACCGGATAGATCCGAATAGTTTGCGAGATCGCATCGTTTTAATTGGCGTCACTGGACAAAGTTTTAATGACTTTTTTTTGACTCCCTACGGCAATAGTTTTACCGGCAGTCCTAGCCGCACTCCAGGGGTGGTTATTCACGCGAATTTAACCAGCCAAATTTTAAGTGCTGCCTTAGAAGGGCGTCCATTTATCAAGGTTTGGGATGAGCCAGTGGAGTGGCTGTGGGTTTTAGGTTGGTCTTTTACCGGCGCTTCCATGAGTTGGACGCTACTGGTATCCAAGCTATTCAGAAAAAATCTACTCTTGAGATGGACGGTTCTCGGCATCGGAATTTTACTGCCGGTCACTATTTTGATGAGCAGCAGCTATATTGCGTTTTTGCTTAGCTGGTGGATTCCTAGCATCTCGCCATTAGTTGCTTTGTTGCTATCTGGCATTACCATTGCCGCTTATTACAATCGAGGCGTGCAACGCGAAAGTGAGAGAAAATTATCTCAATTTTTAGAAGCCATGTCAGTTGCCGTAGCCGTCCTCGATAGCAGCGGCAGACCCTGCTATACAAATCAGAAGGCACAGCAGTTACTAGGTCAAGGCGTGATCGACTCCGCGACAGTCGATCAATTATCAGAGGTTTATCAACTTTATATTGCCGGCACCGATCAACTTTATCCTTCAGAAAAATTATCCGTCGTGCGAGCGCTGAGGGGAGAACGGGCAACGGTTCATGATATCGAAATTCATCGAGAAGGCAAGATTATTCCTATCGAAACATGGGGGACTCCTATTTTTGATGACACAGGTAATGTTGCTTACGCAATTGTCGCCTTCCAAGATATCACGGAACGCAAACAATCTGAAGCTGAACGAGAAAAATTTACCAAACAACTGTTTGAACTGAATCGCAATTTAGAAAAAGCCCTGGATGCTGAATTAGAAATTACCGATGCCTACGGGCGGTTTGTACCCCATGAATTTCTTAATCTTTTAGGATATGAAAGTATCCTTGATGCAAAACTAGGAGATAACATTCAACTAGAAATGACGGTGCTGTTTTCCGATATTCGCGACTTTACCAGTCTATCGGAAACAATGACTCCTGAAGATAATTTTAAATTTATTAATGCTTATTTATCTCGCATGGAGCCGGCAATTACTGAAAATTACGGGTTCATTGATAAATATATTGGTGATGCGATTATGGCTTTGTTTAGTGAAGGAGCAGATGATGCCCTGAGAGCAGCAATTTCTATGCTCACTAAGCTAGCCGAATATAACCAAGCTCGGATTAAGGCTGGTTATATACCGATTCAAATTGGCATTGGTATTAATACAGGCTTTTTAATGTTGGGCACAGTTGGAAGTAATTCCCGGATGAATGGAACGGTTATCAGTGATGCCGTGAATTTAGCTTCCCGCATTGAAGGCTTAACAAAAACTTATGGCGTGTCTTTATTAATTTCAGGACAAACTTTTTTAGCGCTTAAAAATCCGTGCGATTATGCGTTTCGGTTGATTGACAAAGTTAAAGTTAAAGGAAAATCGCAAATGGTTACAGTTTATGAAATATTTGATGCCGATCCGGCGGAAATAAAAGAAGCCAAGCTCCAAACCAAAACAACTTTTGAAAAAGCTTTACTTCTTTACAACCTGGGGCGTTTCTGGGAATCCGCGCAACAGTTTCAAAGCTGCTTAAAAACTTATCCTGAAGATCGAGTTGCTCAAAGTTATTTGGAACGCTGCCGGCAACAGATAATCGAAGGCTCTAACCAGATTTGA
- a CDS encoding DUF928 domain-containing protein has protein sequence MKSKQNKPLPIAILSTGLFLAMATLPGLHPSAKAQQEPVNQASNLPGSSVLRITFDPPGPGKPKDTAGGASRDGSQCSQELAAQSSCVKPLMPTTQEGLTVAERPVFLVYVPETSAKQVFFSLVDENNQHIYQTKVPIAGNSGILSFQLPDNAPALEIGKNYQWAFIIVGEQGLKPDSPVVQGAVKRIEADTALKSQLVNASPLERAALYGKAGIWIDTISTLAELKKSQPADVNLAQRWKELLTSVGLEAIAAQPFL, from the coding sequence ATGAAGTCTAAACAAAATAAACCTTTACCCATCGCGATCTTGTCCACCGGCCTATTCCTGGCAATGGCAACCCTACCTGGGTTGCACCCATCGGCTAAAGCTCAACAAGAGCCGGTGAATCAAGCGTCCAATCTTCCTGGATCTTCAGTTCTCCGCATCACTTTTGATCCTCCCGGACCCGGAAAGCCCAAAGATACAGCAGGAGGAGCGTCTAGAGACGGCAGCCAATGCTCTCAGGAGTTAGCCGCGCAAAGTTCCTGTGTCAAGCCGCTCATGCCGACGACTCAAGAGGGGCTAACCGTGGCAGAACGCCCTGTGTTTTTGGTTTACGTTCCCGAAACTTCGGCAAAACAAGTATTTTTTAGTTTGGTCGATGAAAACAATCAACATATTTACCAAACCAAAGTCCCCATTGCCGGCAATTCGGGAATTCTCAGTTTCCAACTCCCAGATAATGCGCCGGCCTTAGAAATTGGCAAAAATTATCAGTGGGCTTTTATCATCGTTGGCGAACAGGGACTCAAACCAGATAGCCCCGTCGTCCAAGGAGCCGTCAAACGAATTGAAGCTGATACGGCTCTTAAGAGCCAGTTAGTCAATGCCAGCCCTCTAGAACGTGCCGCTCTATATGGAAAAGCTGGCATTTGGATAGATACGATCAGCACTCTAGCCGAGCTAAAAAAATCCCAACCAGCAGATGTCAATCTCGCACAGAGATGGAAGGAATTGTTAACATCCGTGGGTTTGGAAGCAATAGCAGCCCAGCCATTCTTGTGA
- a CDS encoding CHAT domain-containing protein, which produces MIKRIMGKFWKRLRSIPASVGLGLLTFFVVTALLPSVAAQPSDFKFSSLEFPLGSKAEQVQIFAAQGDAGISPNTQSINFLEEGRNLYDAGRFSEAAAVWEEAVKNYENQGDQLHQAISLNYLSIAYQELGQWEPAQTAITQSLNLLIGNKQRAKGHTQVLAQALNTQGSLLLATGQTEAALESWKQAEKAYTEIGDRAGILGSQINQAQALQTLGLYRRAQTTLERISQQLQAEPNSSIKITGLRSLGDTLQVVGDVSKSQEVLAQSLAIAQQLNSPIEISSTLLSLGNSYRALQQTDKALQSYQKAAENAIHPLTKVEAQLNKLSLLLETKNWAEAQVLSPQIQSQLSNLPSSRYGVYAQVNFAESLIKWDIGDSKSNPNNAQQIAQMLAKAVEQAKMLGDSRAESYALGQLGHLYEGSTQWKEARTLTEQALVLAQASGADYIVARWQGQLGRILKQQGDTFGAIAAYTEAINKLQSLRSDLAAINPDVQFSFNESVEPVYRQLVSLLLQSNPSQQNLKKAREVIEALQVAELDNFFREACLDVKPQQIDQLDPTAAVIYPIILPDRLEVILSLPGQPLSHYTTVLPQNEVESILGQFLESLNPFFADQERLRLSQQVYNWLIEPAENQLAQSEIKTLVFVLDGVLRNLPMAALSDGKQYLVEKYSVALTPGLQLLETQSLQKKEIKVLTAGLSEARQGFSALPGVQLEVQQISSEVPTRIFLNQDFTVPNLQEQLTSKNYPVVHLATHGQFSSNPDETFILTWNEKIKVKEFESLLRAREQQERVPIELLILSACQTAAGDKRAALGLAGVAVRSGSGSTLATLWSVKDQSTAELMSEFYRKITQSGVSKAEALRQAQLSLVKNPGYEHPFYWAPFILVGNWR; this is translated from the coding sequence ATGATTAAGCGAATAATGGGCAAATTTTGGAAACGTTTGAGATCGATTCCTGCCAGTGTTGGGTTAGGATTACTGACTTTCTTTGTGGTGACAGCTTTGTTGCCGAGTGTCGCCGCACAGCCTTCGGATTTTAAATTTTCAAGTTTAGAGTTTCCATTAGGCTCTAAGGCTGAACAAGTACAGATTTTTGCGGCTCAAGGGGATGCCGGCATCTCACCAAATACGCAATCAATAAACTTTCTAGAAGAAGGCAGAAACCTCTACGACGCGGGACGCTTTTCTGAAGCGGCGGCTGTCTGGGAGGAAGCAGTTAAAAATTATGAAAATCAGGGTGATCAGCTCCATCAAGCTATTAGTTTAAACTATTTATCAATTGCTTATCAAGAATTAGGACAATGGGAGCCGGCGCAAACAGCAATTACTCAAAGTCTTAACTTACTTATCGGCAATAAACAAAGGGCAAAAGGTCATACACAAGTTCTTGCCCAAGCCCTCAATACACAAGGAAGCTTGCTACTAGCCACCGGCCAAACTGAAGCCGCTCTAGAGAGCTGGAAACAGGCAGAAAAAGCCTATACAGAAATTGGAGATCGTGCCGGCATCCTAGGCAGCCAAATTAACCAAGCTCAAGCTCTGCAAACCCTCGGACTGTATCGGCGAGCACAAACAACCTTGGAGCGAATCAGCCAACAACTGCAAGCCGAACCAAATTCCTCAATCAAAATAACAGGATTGCGAAGTTTGGGAGACACCTTGCAAGTGGTGGGAGATGTGAGCAAATCTCAAGAGGTTTTAGCGCAAAGTTTAGCCATTGCCCAGCAACTCAATTCCCCAATTGAGATCAGTTCCACCCTCTTGAGCCTGGGAAATAGTTATAGAGCTTTGCAACAGACTGATAAAGCCTTGCAAAGCTATCAAAAAGCTGCTGAAAATGCTATTCATCCGCTCACAAAAGTAGAAGCTCAACTTAATAAATTAAGCTTACTCCTGGAAACCAAAAATTGGGCAGAAGCTCAAGTTTTGTCACCTCAAATTCAATCACAGCTTAGCAATTTACCTTCGAGCAGATATGGTGTTTACGCTCAAGTTAATTTTGCTGAAAGTTTAATAAAATGGGACATAGGGGATAGCAAATCGAACCCAAACAATGCCCAACAAATCGCTCAAATGCTAGCAAAAGCTGTGGAACAGGCAAAAATGCTGGGAGACTCAAGAGCGGAATCTTACGCCCTCGGTCAACTTGGACATTTATATGAAGGTTCCACACAGTGGAAAGAAGCTAGAACCTTGACAGAGCAAGCTCTCGTGCTGGCGCAAGCGAGCGGTGCTGATTATATTGTGGCTCGTTGGCAAGGACAGCTAGGCCGAATTTTAAAGCAGCAAGGCGATACTTTTGGCGCAATCGCCGCTTATACAGAAGCTATCAATAAGCTGCAATCTCTTCGCAGTGACTTAGCCGCGATTAATCCTGATGTTCAGTTTTCTTTTAATGAGAGTGTTGAACCTGTTTACCGGCAATTAGTCAGTTTGCTATTGCAATCTAATCCCAGTCAGCAAAATCTTAAGAAAGCTCGTGAAGTGATTGAAGCCCTGCAAGTGGCAGAATTAGATAACTTTTTCCGGGAAGCTTGTTTGGATGTCAAGCCTCAGCAAATCGATCAGCTTGATCCAACCGCTGCGGTTATTTATCCAATTATTTTGCCTGATCGCTTAGAAGTGATCCTCTCACTACCGGGACAGCCTTTAAGCCATTACACGACGGTTTTACCTCAAAATGAAGTGGAAAGTATTTTGGGGCAGTTTCTGGAATCTTTAAATCCATTTTTTGCAGATCAAGAGCGGTTGCGCCTTTCTCAGCAAGTCTATAATTGGTTGATCGAGCCGGCAGAAAATCAGTTAGCTCAAAGTGAAATTAAAACCCTGGTCTTTGTGCTGGATGGGGTTTTGCGAAATCTGCCAATGGCGGCGCTATCCGATGGAAAGCAGTATCTTGTGGAAAAATATAGTGTTGCCCTAACGCCTGGACTGCAACTGCTGGAAACACAGTCTTTGCAAAAAAAGGAAATTAAGGTTTTAACCGCCGGCTTGTCTGAGGCACGTCAAGGCTTTTCAGCCCTGCCAGGGGTACAGTTGGAAGTGCAGCAGATTTCGTCTGAGGTGCCGACAAGGATTTTTTTAAATCAAGACTTTACTGTACCAAACTTGCAAGAACAGCTCACTTCAAAGAATTATCCGGTTGTTCACTTAGCGACGCATGGGCAGTTTAGCTCTAATCCTGATGAGACTTTTATTCTGACTTGGAATGAGAAAATCAAAGTAAAAGAGTTTGAAAGCTTGTTGAGAGCTAGAGAACAACAAGAACGCGTCCCCATCGAATTGCTGATCTTGAGTGCTTGTCAAACGGCAGCCGGTGATAAACGGGCGGCGTTGGGGTTGGCGGGAGTGGCTGTGCGATCAGGGTCCGGCAGTACCCTAGCCACCCTGTGGTCAGTCAAAGACCAATCTACTGCCGAACTGATGAGTGAGTTTTACCGAAAAATCACCCAATCTGGTGTATCCAAAGCAGAAGCTTTGCGTCAAGCTCAACTCAGTCTGGTGAAGAACCCTGGATATGAACATCCTTTTTACTGGGCACCGTTTATTCTGGTCGGGAATTGGCGCTAA
- a CDS encoding filamentous hemagglutinin N-terminal domain-containing protein: protein MYRLFQYHPVLIVACVIGCSSIAGIAQAQVIPDTTLPNNTEVTPAGNIIQIDGGTTSGSNLFHSFKEFSVPANIETFFNNSANIQNIFSRVTGSNISNIEGLIRANGTANLFLLNPNGIIFGRNARLNIGGSFTGTTADSIQFADGNVFSAKNPQSSPVLTVNVPIGLQFGSNPGAIVNQSRPDSSTAPLTGGLQVKAGQTLALVGGDVIFPGGSASASGGEVHLGAVQSPGTVSLTPIATGWNFGYTGITQFGTIDLASATLNTSGIGGGAIAMRGETVNIREGSSVVADTLGDQNGRGIEIQAAQFNLLDSSISTTTLGAGKGGDLTVRASQTTQIAGSNPLAFASLSSDTAGAGAGGNLTVETGNFQLQGAAFLSASTYDAGTGGNLTVRATDSAVFVGTGFDTMELLIGAAILGQFSPTNRIGGMFSVASGTGTGGNMAIETNSLIMQNGALMFSPAKTQGDSGKIDIQAASSVNLVASGILTAPGPGSSGSTGNVTVNTGTLTIRDGAILSSATIGSGSAGDVIVKASESVEVSTTIPGALLATGITNTSFFGTGAGGDIEIDTKRVVNQAGGLIVANSGGVIGTGIITTGGPGGDVVINASESIEIKGVSADGRITSGPGTTTFTASPAGNLTMNSPNIRISDGAIVSSATLGSGNGGTITINASELLELAGRAAITGLPATLVTSSGRADLLQFGGLAGEDSQIDPRSVTGAGGDLQINARSVVVRDGAALDVRSFATGDAGTLDINAQSVRLDRQGTLNAATAMGAGGNIQIRTQDLQLRQGSRITTDAGNTDGGNITLGTKTLVALENSDITANAQEGFGGRVSITSQGIFGIQFRDALTPQSDITATSNLGPQFTGTVEINTPDVDPASGLIELPVRPTDPTTQISAGCAKQGNSFTITGRGGLPSDPTQTLIGKAVWHDLRPVGELGSQEAREQGSITEVSVSNPASSLVEATGWTVNAKGQVELVAKAANVTLSSSWNQPANCND from the coding sequence ATGTATCGTCTTTTCCAGTATCACCCTGTCTTGATTGTTGCTTGTGTCATAGGTTGTTCTTCAATTGCCGGCATTGCTCAGGCGCAAGTTATACCCGATACAACGCTGCCGAACAATACAGAAGTTACTCCAGCCGGCAATATAATTCAGATTGACGGAGGCACCACATCTGGCAGCAATCTTTTTCACAGCTTTAAAGAATTTTCTGTGCCGGCAAATATTGAAACATTTTTTAATAATTCTGCCAATATTCAAAACATTTTCAGCCGAGTTACCGGCAGCAACATTTCCAATATTGAAGGATTAATTCGCGCCAACGGAACCGCCAATTTATTTTTGCTCAATCCCAATGGAATTATTTTTGGGCGAAATGCGCGGTTAAATATTGGGGGTTCTTTCACCGGCACCACAGCCGACAGCATCCAATTTGCAGACGGGAATGTTTTTTCCGCGAAAAATCCGCAATCCTCACCAGTTTTAACGGTTAACGTACCCATTGGCTTGCAATTTGGCAGCAATCCGGGGGCAATTGTCAATCAATCTCGCCCGGACAGCTCAACAGCACCCTTAACAGGAGGGTTGCAAGTCAAAGCCGGCCAAACCTTAGCCCTAGTTGGGGGAGATGTGATCTTTCCCGGCGGCAGTGCAAGCGCAAGCGGGGGCGAAGTGCATCTGGGTGCGGTACAAAGTCCGGGAACCGTTAGCCTCACGCCAATTGCCACCGGCTGGAACTTCGGATACACCGGCATTACCCAGTTCGGCACAATCGATCTCGCTAGTGCGACGCTAAACACTAGCGGCATCGGCGGTGGCGCGATCGCGATGCGGGGCGAAACCGTCAACATTCGAGAGGGATCAAGCGTAGTTGCCGATACCCTGGGCGATCAAAATGGCAGAGGCATCGAGATTCAAGCAGCGCAATTTAACTTACTCGATTCCTCGATATCTACAACAACATTGGGTGCCGGCAAGGGGGGAGATTTAACCGTTCGCGCCAGCCAAACAACCCAGATCGCCGGCAGCAACCCGCTAGCATTTGCCAGCTTATCAAGCGATACTGCCGGTGCCGGTGCCGGCGGCAACCTTACCGTTGAAACCGGGAATTTCCAACTTCAAGGGGCAGCCTTCTTATCAGCGAGCACCTATGATGCCGGCACCGGCGGGAATTTAACTGTGCGGGCTACGGATTCAGCCGTGTTTGTAGGCACAGGATTTGACACGATGGAATTGCTCATCGGTGCCGCTATATTAGGGCAGTTTAGCCCAACAAATCGGATTGGCGGTATGTTTTCGGTAGCCAGTGGCACCGGCACCGGCGGGAATATGGCGATTGAGACGAACTCGCTGATTATGCAAAATGGTGCGCTGATGTTCAGTCCGGCAAAAACACAAGGTGATAGCGGAAAAATTGACATTCAGGCTGCTAGTTCCGTTAATCTCGTTGCCTCTGGCATTCTCACAGCACCGGGTCCGGGAAGTAGCGGTTCCACCGGCAACGTCACGGTCAACACGGGCACCCTAACCATCCGGGACGGGGCGATACTTTCTAGCGCCACCATCGGCAGTGGATCGGCTGGAGATGTGATTGTCAAAGCTTCTGAATCGGTGGAGGTTTCAACAACGATACCGGGTGCCCTGCTAGCCACAGGGATTACAAATACTAGCTTTTTCGGCACTGGCGCAGGCGGCGACATTGAGATCGACACAAAAAGGGTCGTCAATCAAGCCGGTGGGCTAATTGTGGCAAATAGCGGCGGGGTGATCGGCACCGGCATCATCACCACTGGCGGGCCGGGGGGGGATGTGGTGATTAATGCCAGCGAATCGATTGAAATCAAAGGCGTTTCTGCGGATGGCAGGATCACCAGCGGCCCTGGCACTACAACTTTCACCGCTTCGCCCGCCGGCAACCTTACCATGAACAGCCCGAATATAAGAATCTCCGACGGCGCAATCGTCTCAAGCGCGACGCTAGGTTCTGGAAATGGCGGAACGATTACCATTAATGCGTCCGAGTTGCTAGAGTTGGCCGGCAGAGCAGCAATAACCGGCCTTCCCGCTACCTTAGTCACCTCGTCGGGACGGGCAGACTTGTTGCAGTTTGGTGGATTGGCAGGCGAAGATTCGCAAATTGACCCCCGTTCGGTAACAGGGGCAGGCGGAGATTTGCAAATTAACGCCCGTTCGGTCGTCGTGCGCGATGGCGCGGCGCTGGATGTGCGGAGTTTCGCAACTGGCGATGCCGGAACGCTTGATATTAACGCCCAGTCGGTTCGCTTAGATAGGCAAGGCACACTCAACGCCGCGACAGCAATGGGTGCCGGTGGTAACATCCAAATTCGCACGCAAGACTTACAATTGCGCCAGGGCAGCCGAATTACAACCGATGCCGGCAATACCGATGGCGGTAACATCACCCTCGGTACAAAAACCCTGGTCGCGTTAGAAAATAGTGATATTACCGCTAACGCCCAAGAAGGATTTGGCGGCAGAGTCAGTATTACCTCCCAAGGCATTTTTGGCATTCAGTTTCGCGACGCACTTACCCCGCAAAGCGATATCACCGCCACCTCTAATCTTGGCCCTCAGTTTACCGGCACCGTGGAAATTAATACCCCCGATGTTGACCCCGCTTCTGGGTTAATCGAGCTGCCGGTGCGCCCAACCGATCCAACAACTCAAATATCTGCCGGTTGCGCCAAACAAGGCAACAGTTTCACGATTACCGGACGTGGTGGGTTACCTTCCGATCCAACTCAAACCCTTATTGGTAAAGCAGTGTGGCACGATCTGCGTCCGGTTGGGGAGTTGGGAAGCCAGGAAGCGAGGGAGCAAGGCAGTATCACAGAAGTCTCAGTCTCCAATCCCGCATCCTCATTGGTTGAGGCGACTGGATGGACAGTCAATGCCAAAGGACAGGTTGAATTGGTGGCTAAAGCCGCTAATGTGACTCTTTCTAGTTCTTGGAATCAGCCGGCAAACTGCAATGATTAA